One window of Chamaesiphon minutus PCC 6605 genomic DNA carries:
- a CDS encoding Gfo/Idh/MocA family protein: protein MINASVRSNPSASTSQPKIRYAVVGLGWYAQAAALPAFEHAENSELVAIVSDDPTKRSEIAKKYGIEHTYSYDEYDRLLASGNIDAVYIALPNHLHCDYIVRAAQAGIHILCEKPMAVSVEECERAIAAAQDNNVKLMIAYRLHFEPANMHAIEVIRSGKIGEPRIFNSVFCQQTEGGNSRLSATLGGGTIEDIGIYCINASRYLFQSEPIEVFATSANNGEERFAEVPEMTSAIMRFPGDRLATFVCSFGAAKVSTYQVIGTIGDLYVKPAYASCGEIEHKITIEADTETHTFGSSDQVAAEFVYFSDCIIHDREPEPSGAEGLMDVRIIRALYDSIATGGFITLNLPQRDRRPSAAQIIERPPQQQKAELINAADPAGNN, encoded by the coding sequence ATGATAAATGCTTCAGTTCGATCGAACCCATCTGCTTCAACTTCCCAGCCAAAGATCCGCTATGCTGTGGTAGGTCTAGGCTGGTACGCACAGGCGGCAGCATTACCCGCTTTCGAGCACGCCGAAAACTCCGAGCTAGTAGCGATCGTTTCTGACGATCCGACTAAGCGAAGCGAAATTGCCAAAAAATATGGGATCGAACATACATATAGTTACGATGAGTACGATCGGTTGCTAGCTAGTGGCAACATTGATGCTGTCTACATTGCTTTGCCCAATCATCTACATTGCGATTATATCGTCAGAGCGGCTCAAGCGGGCATCCACATACTGTGCGAGAAGCCGATGGCTGTGAGTGTGGAAGAGTGCGAACGGGCGATCGCAGCGGCTCAAGACAATAATGTCAAATTAATGATTGCTTACCGCCTGCATTTCGAGCCAGCTAATATGCACGCGATCGAAGTAATTCGATCGGGTAAAATTGGCGAACCTCGGATTTTTAACTCGGTATTTTGTCAACAAACCGAAGGCGGCAATAGCCGACTCTCCGCCACACTGGGTGGCGGGACGATTGAAGATATCGGGATCTATTGCATCAATGCCTCACGATACCTATTTCAATCCGAGCCGATCGAAGTTTTTGCCACTAGTGCCAATAATGGCGAAGAACGCTTTGCCGAAGTACCGGAAATGACTAGTGCAATTATGCGCTTTCCTGGCGATCGGCTGGCAACTTTTGTCTGTAGTTTTGGTGCGGCAAAGGTATCTACCTATCAAGTCATCGGGACGATTGGCGACTTGTACGTTAAGCCAGCCTATGCCTCCTGCGGTGAAATCGAGCATAAGATTACCATCGAAGCCGATACCGAAACTCACACTTTTGGATCTAGCGATCAGGTAGCGGCTGAATTTGTCTATTTTTCCGATTGCATTATCCACGATCGCGAACCAGAGCCATCGGGAGCCGAAGGTTTGATGGACGTGCGAATTATTCGCGCTTTGTATGATTCGATCGCCACGGGCGGTTTTATTACACTCAACCTTCCCCAACGAGACCGTCGTCCCAGTGCAGCACAAATTATCGAGCGACCCCCACAGCAGCAAAAAGCCGAACTAATTAATGCTGCCGATCCGGCTGGTAATAACTAA
- a CDS encoding DUF4346 domain-containing protein, whose amino-acid sequence MTLLTTNLTAIDNELSNRDIALDPQGYFIIYVDRADGLICAKHYTNIIDDRGLAVDPETGKVIPAKGKVTRTNTTLYVGRTAKELCVKILEQTEPSPVSMLDHAAYLGREFVRAEIALLSGAEYIQD is encoded by the coding sequence ATGACTTTATTAACCACTAATTTAACCGCGATCGATAACGAATTATCCAATCGGGATATCGCACTCGATCCGCAGGGCTACTTTATTATTTATGTCGATCGAGCAGATGGTTTAATCTGTGCCAAGCACTATACTAACATCATCGACGATCGCGGTTTGGCAGTCGATCCCGAAACTGGTAAAGTCATCCCCGCCAAAGGCAAAGTAACTCGGACTAATACCACTTTGTATGTCGGACGAACTGCTAAAGAGTTATGCGTGAAAATTCTCGAACAAACCGAACCATCGCCAGTAAGTATGTTAGACCATGCGGCATATCTGGGACGAGAATTTGTGCGTGCAGAGATAGCGTTACTCTCAGGGGCAGAATATATTCAGGACTGA
- a CDS encoding DUF2945 domain-containing protein, translating to MSTEFSKGDKVQWESSQGTIEGTVEKKLTEPTAIKKHHVDASKEDPQYLVKSNKTGKEAAHKPESLSERED from the coding sequence GTGTCAACTGAGTTTAGCAAAGGTGACAAGGTGCAATGGGAAAGTTCTCAGGGCACGATCGAAGGTACTGTCGAGAAAAAATTGACCGAGCCGACAGCTATTAAAAAGCATCATGTCGATGCTTCAAAAGAAGATCCTCAGTATTTAGTAAAAAGCAACAAAACAGGTAAAGAGGCAGCTCATAAACCCGAATCGTTGAGTGAGCGGGAGGACTAA
- a CDS encoding MarR family winged helix-turn-helix transcriptional regulator, which yields MKPKSIESVSSTSGQEFRAPYSTGYRIKLLSQLLYRQFSDRLEPFGLTPFHWLVLCCLWQEDGLPTSAIGEKLQQVGGTLTGVLDRMEERGFVRRERDPLDRRICRIWLTDVGMELEQVLPQITADLHAQTWEGVSQRDREQFSRSLDRAIANLS from the coding sequence ATGAAACCTAAATCGATCGAGTCGGTATCGTCTACATCTGGGCAAGAATTTCGGGCACCATATAGCACTGGGTACCGGATCAAATTACTATCGCAGTTGCTGTATCGTCAGTTTAGCGATCGATTGGAACCGTTTGGATTGACGCCGTTTCACTGGTTGGTGCTGTGTTGTTTGTGGCAAGAAGATGGCTTACCAACTTCGGCGATTGGCGAAAAATTGCAACAAGTTGGCGGTACCTTGACTGGCGTATTAGATCGGATGGAAGAACGGGGTTTCGTGCGGAGAGAACGCGATCCGCTCGATCGGCGGATCTGTAGGATTTGGTTGACGGATGTGGGAATGGAGCTAGAGCAAGTACTCCCACAAATCACCGCTGACTTGCACGCACAGACGTGGGAAGGTGTTTCGCAGCGCGATCGCGAACAGTTTTCTCGCTCGCTCGATCGTGCCATCGCCAATCTATCTTAA
- a CDS encoding MFS transporter: MPTKTSAPSPRRSLQALDRLNLTLGDVRDVFEPYLAIFLTAERQLDPAQVGIALAIGNLAGILAQTPIGAVVDATKHKRLLIAIASAVIAISYLLIINFSAFPAVLAAQVGIGVAAVTVIPAIEAISLGLVGQKGLNQRVGRNEAFNRSGNAVTAVVAGILAQITGLAWIFYLLILLCIATIVLVFQIRDRDINHTTARSGHSQTTGKDLLHDCPLQVFSLAVFLFYMANAALLPLLSQKLTGGQQAATPSGFISASIAVAQFTTIPVAAWAGKAADIWGRKPLLLLAFAATTLRAFLYALNTDPWFVVWVQTLDGLSSGIFAVTIVIVVADLTQGTGRFNLAQGGIYTTIGLGAALSNLAVGWLASTAGFSIAFFTLSAIAAIGALWLWFAMPETK; encoded by the coding sequence GTGCCGACCAAAACTTCCGCACCATCACCTCGACGCAGCTTGCAAGCACTCGATCGCCTCAATCTGACCCTGGGTGACGTGCGGGATGTCTTTGAACCTTACCTGGCAATTTTCCTCACCGCCGAACGACAGCTCGATCCAGCGCAAGTTGGCATCGCGCTGGCGATCGGCAATCTGGCTGGCATCCTCGCCCAAACGCCGATTGGGGCGGTCGTCGATGCCACCAAGCATAAGCGGTTACTAATTGCGATCGCCAGTGCGGTAATTGCCATTAGCTACTTGCTAATAATTAATTTCAGCGCGTTTCCGGCGGTGCTAGCGGCGCAAGTGGGCATCGGCGTGGCTGCGGTGACGGTGATTCCCGCAATTGAGGCAATCTCGCTGGGATTAGTCGGCCAAAAGGGATTGAACCAACGGGTGGGGCGCAATGAAGCCTTCAATCGATCGGGAAATGCGGTCACTGCGGTAGTCGCTGGCATTCTGGCGCAAATTACCGGACTGGCATGGATCTTTTATCTATTGATATTGCTGTGTATCGCGACGATCGTGCTGGTGTTTCAGATTCGCGATCGCGATATTAATCATACGACGGCTCGTTCCGGTCACTCACAGACTACTGGCAAAGATTTACTGCACGATTGCCCGTTACAGGTATTCAGTTTGGCGGTGTTCTTATTTTATATGGCTAATGCGGCTCTGCTGCCCCTGCTGAGTCAAAAACTCACGGGCGGACAACAAGCTGCTACGCCGTCTGGGTTTATCTCTGCTAGCATTGCTGTCGCCCAATTCACCACGATTCCAGTGGCGGCTTGGGCTGGTAAGGCTGCTGATATCTGGGGTCGCAAGCCCTTGTTATTACTGGCTTTTGCCGCCACGACGCTACGGGCTTTTCTGTATGCTCTTAATACCGACCCCTGGTTTGTCGTCTGGGTGCAAACCCTCGATGGTCTAAGTTCGGGGATCTTTGCCGTCACGATCGTGATAGTGGTCGCCGATCTCACTCAGGGTACGGGACGCTTCAATCTCGCCCAAGGCGGCATCTATACGACGATCGGACTGGGTGCAGCTTTGAGTAACTTAGCTGTCGGGTGGTTGGCTAGCACCGCCGGATTTTCGATCGCCTTCTTTACCCTCTCCGCGATCGCTGCTATCGGCGCGCTCTGGCTGTGGTTCGCCATGCCCGAAACAAAATAG
- the trxA gene encoding thioredoxin gives MAVKQQFTSFEDAIANSDLPILVDFYATWCGPCQMMAKILEQVNIELNGQVRIMKIDTDKYPQIASNYQIQALPTLVLFKGGQSVDRLEGVLPAEQLIDRIGQFL, from the coding sequence ATGGCAGTCAAGCAACAGTTTACTAGCTTTGAAGATGCGATCGCCAATAGTGACTTACCGATTTTAGTTGATTTTTATGCGACTTGGTGCGGCCCTTGCCAGATGATGGCCAAGATATTAGAACAAGTCAATATCGAACTCAATGGGCAAGTGAGAATCATGAAAATCGATACCGACAAGTATCCCCAAATTGCTTCTAATTATCAGATTCAGGCATTGCCAACTCTAGTTTTATTTAAAGGCGGACAATCTGTCGATCGATTGGAAGGAGTCTTACCCGCCGAACAATTAATCGATCGAATTGGTCAATTTTTGTAA
- a CDS encoding PEP-CTERM sorting domain-containing protein, which translates to MKNILSIGSIAVTSLALNLIPVGQAQAVTLQNGGFIPSGISQSAYLGNTPTNGRTVVTIPGWTFAPAPPNSGNNGYNFIVPDGTAFKTNMAALGNAPYGGLSLYGGSSQTVNSVDGSGWFIAADGAFEEGSISQQLNDLTPGNRYDVNFWQAAGQQSGFEGDTTDRWRVSLDGVSQLSALIELPSKANVTPWQRQTLTFTATSSSQVLSFLAVGTPTGLPPFSLLSGVSVTAAVPEPLTIVGTLVGLGFGAGLRSKLTKKKLAENE; encoded by the coding sequence ATGAAAAATATCTTGTCGATCGGCAGCATCGCTGTAACTTCGCTTGCGCTGAATTTGATTCCAGTTGGGCAGGCACAAGCAGTAACTCTCCAAAATGGCGGCTTTATTCCCAGCGGAATCTCGCAATCAGCTTATTTAGGTAATACTCCTACTAATGGTCGGACAGTTGTCACTATTCCTGGTTGGACTTTTGCCCCCGCTCCGCCAAACAGTGGTAATAATGGTTATAACTTTATCGTGCCAGATGGTACTGCGTTTAAGACCAACATGGCCGCACTGGGCAACGCCCCCTATGGTGGCTTGAGTCTTTATGGTGGGAGCAGCCAGACCGTCAACAGTGTCGATGGTTCTGGATGGTTTATCGCCGCAGATGGGGCTTTCGAGGAAGGTTCTATCAGTCAGCAGTTGAACGATTTGACGCCAGGTAATCGCTACGACGTAAATTTTTGGCAAGCAGCCGGACAGCAATCTGGTTTTGAGGGAGATACCACAGATCGCTGGCGGGTAAGTTTGGATGGAGTCAGTCAGCTATCAGCTTTAATCGAATTGCCTAGTAAAGCGAATGTTACTCCTTGGCAGCGACAAACATTGACATTCACAGCAACTAGTTCGAGTCAAGTACTGAGTTTCTTGGCTGTAGGCACTCCAACTGGATTGCCGCCCTTTTCATTATTGTCTGGCGTCTCAGTTACTGCTGCCGTCCCCGAACCTTTGACCATTGTCGGCACTCTAGTTGGTTTGGGTTTTGGTGCTGGTCTAAGATCGAAGCTAACTAAGAAGAAGTTAGCAGAAAATGAGTAA
- a CDS encoding YbhB/YbcL family Raf kinase inhibitor-like protein has product MKLNIKDLRISSPAFEPLTRIPDRYTSKGENISPPIAWTGVPTNTQQLVLICYDPDAPLARGFTHWLVYGIPPDVNAIGEGGGSRFTEGINSIESIGYTGPAPPPGHGLHHYYFWLYTLDTALDLAPGLDRERLLDRIAPHIIEQARSIGTYEL; this is encoded by the coding sequence ATGAAATTAAACATCAAAGACCTCCGAATTAGTAGTCCTGCTTTTGAACCGCTAACTAGAATACCCGATCGATATACATCTAAAGGTGAAAATATTTCGCCACCAATTGCTTGGACGGGCGTCCCGACTAATACTCAGCAATTAGTGCTGATTTGTTACGACCCAGATGCACCTCTAGCTAGAGGCTTCACCCATTGGCTGGTATATGGCATCCCACCAGATGTTAACGCGATCGGCGAAGGTGGTGGTAGCCGATTTACCGAAGGCATCAATAGTATAGAGAGTATCGGTTATACTGGCCCCGCACCACCACCAGGGCATGGGTTGCATCATTACTATTTCTGGCTGTATACTTTGGATACAGCTCTCGATTTAGCACCCGGACTCGATCGCGAACGGTTACTCGATCGGATCGCGCCCCATATCATCGAACAAGCCCGCTCGATCGGTACCTATGAGCTATAA
- a CDS encoding GNAT family N-acetyltransferase yields MSLSSYQIRWFNNLADIPQEDWDALAVPLKTPFLEWEWLNNLETSGSVTAETGWLPTHLTVWKGQTLVGAAPLYVKGHSYGEFVFDNQWAELAQRMGIRYYPKLVGMTPVTPSEGYRFLIAPGENEAKITELMVRSIDDFCKTHRLSGCHFLYVDPEWRSQMNEYGYNTWVNHNYVWQNQKYQNFDDYLGAFNANQRRNIKRERKSVREGGLNLTTVTGEQIAPQLFSQMYNFYADTCDKFGWWGSKYLTPEFFDGLHAKYRHRVVFVTATGEDPSIPVGMSFCITKGDRLYGRYWGSSEDVDCLHFDACYYTPIEWAIENKIEIFDPGAGGRHKKRRGFPATANYSLHRFYHPRFGQILRDHLAESNELQQQQIVAINQDLPMKPGKELIVDS; encoded by the coding sequence ATGTCTCTATCTTCGTATCAGATCCGCTGGTTCAATAACTTAGCAGACATTCCACAAGAGGATTGGGATGCGCTGGCTGTACCGTTAAAGACTCCTTTTCTAGAGTGGGAGTGGTTGAATAATTTAGAGACTTCTGGCAGCGTTACCGCCGAAACTGGCTGGTTGCCGACGCATTTGACAGTCTGGAAGGGGCAAACATTAGTTGGAGCCGCGCCTTTATATGTCAAGGGACATAGTTATGGTGAATTTGTCTTCGACAATCAGTGGGCAGAATTGGCGCAGCGGATGGGCATTAGGTATTATCCCAAATTGGTGGGGATGACTCCAGTTACTCCATCTGAAGGGTATCGGTTTTTGATTGCGCCTGGAGAAAATGAAGCCAAGATTACCGAATTAATGGTGCGCTCGATCGATGATTTTTGTAAGACGCATCGGTTATCGGGATGTCACTTCTTATATGTCGATCCCGAATGGCGATCGCAGATGAACGAATATGGATATAATACTTGGGTCAATCATAATTATGTCTGGCAAAACCAAAAGTATCAGAATTTTGATGATTATTTAGGCGCGTTTAATGCCAATCAACGACGGAATATCAAACGGGAGCGTAAATCTGTACGCGAGGGTGGCTTAAATTTGACTACCGTCACAGGAGAGCAAATCGCACCGCAGTTATTTTCCCAAATGTATAATTTTTATGCCGATACCTGCGACAAATTTGGCTGGTGGGGAAGTAAATATCTCACTCCCGAATTTTTTGATGGCTTGCACGCAAAATATCGGCATCGGGTAGTATTTGTCACGGCGACGGGCGAAGATCCTTCTATCCCCGTCGGCATGTCTTTTTGTATTACTAAAGGCGATCGATTGTACGGTCGTTATTGGGGTAGCAGTGAAGATGTTGATTGTCTCCATTTTGATGCTTGCTACTATACCCCGATCGAGTGGGCGATTGAAAACAAAATCGAGATTTTCGATCCTGGTGCGGGCGGCAGACACAAAAAGCGGCGCGGTTTTCCGGCAACTGCTAATTACAGTTTGCATCGTTTTTACCATCCCCGCTTTGGGCAAATCTTGCGCGATCATCTAGCTGAATCTAATGAGTTGCAACAGCAACAAATTGTCGCCATCAATCAAGATTTACCGATGAAGCCAGGTAAGGAGTTGATAGTTGATAGTTGA
- a CDS encoding phosphoketolase family protein, translating into MTVATSTRPQPLSADLLQKIHAYWCAANYLSVGQIYLLDNPLLQEPLKIEHIKPRLLGHWGTTPGLNFIYAHLNRVIKAQDLNTIYIAGPGHGGPGMVANTYLEGTYSEFFPNISQDTAGIKALFKQFSFPGGIPSHAAPETPGSIHEGGELGYALVHAYGAAFDNPDLLVACVVGDGEAETGPLATSWHSNKFLNPARDGAVLPILHLNGYKIANPTVLSRLPQTELESLFVGYGYKPYFVEGSEPAEMHQLMAGTLDTVIAEIKTIQREARVHGYQQRVPMPMIILRSPKGWTGPKEVDGKKTEDYWRSHQVPFSEMKSNPEHITLLESWMKSYKPEECFDSRGKLIPELAELAPTGDRRMGANPHANGGMLLRDLKMPDFRDYAIEVTKPGTGIAESTRTLGEFLRDVMKLNLESQNFRVMSPDENNSNRLNAILEVTERMSTAEILPTDDRVSPTGRVMEVLSEHMCQGWLEGYLLTGRHGFFSCYEAFIHIVDSMFNQHAKWLESCDDIPWRRPIASLNYLLTSHVWRQDHNGFSHQDPGFIDVVTNKKAKVVRVYLPPDANTLLAVADHCLRSRQYVNVIIAGKQPELQWLDMDAAIEHCTAGLGIWEWASNDRHSEPDVVMACAGDVPTLETLAAVDFLRSHFPNLKIRVVNVVDLMTLQPQSEHPHGLTDTEFDSIFTPDKPIIFAFHGYPWLIHRLTYRRNNHENIHVRGYKEEGTTTTPFDMTVVNDLDRFHLAQDAIDRTPKLKNIGAYVKQEIRNKLIEHHRYITTYGEDLPEVTDWKWGYYMGTESSDGSQPTSTDSPSTEGGEGAANSRA; encoded by the coding sequence ATGACTGTTGCAACTTCCACCAGGCCACAACCGTTGAGTGCCGATCTACTGCAAAAAATTCACGCCTATTGGTGTGCGGCAAATTATCTTTCTGTCGGTCAGATTTATCTCCTCGACAATCCGCTGTTACAAGAACCATTAAAGATCGAGCACATCAAGCCCAGGCTATTGGGGCACTGGGGGACGACTCCAGGTCTGAATTTTATCTACGCTCACCTCAATCGGGTGATTAAGGCTCAAGATCTCAATACCATTTATATCGCAGGGCCAGGGCACGGCGGGCCAGGGATGGTCGCGAATACCTATCTAGAAGGGACTTACAGCGAATTCTTTCCTAATATTTCCCAAGATACGGCGGGAATTAAAGCTTTATTCAAACAGTTCTCATTTCCAGGTGGCATTCCCAGCCATGCGGCCCCCGAAACACCCGGTTCGATTCATGAGGGTGGAGAATTGGGCTACGCGCTGGTTCATGCTTATGGCGCGGCGTTTGACAATCCCGATTTGCTGGTGGCTTGTGTAGTCGGCGATGGCGAGGCAGAAACGGGACCATTGGCAACTAGCTGGCACTCAAATAAGTTTCTCAATCCGGCGCGGGATGGCGCGGTTTTACCGATTTTGCATCTCAATGGTTATAAGATTGCCAATCCGACCGTCTTGTCGCGGCTCCCACAGACGGAATTGGAGAGTTTATTTGTGGGATATGGCTACAAGCCCTATTTTGTCGAGGGTTCAGAACCCGCAGAGATGCACCAATTAATGGCAGGAACGCTAGATACCGTCATCGCCGAAATTAAAACCATTCAGCGCGAAGCGCGGGTGCATGGCTATCAGCAACGAGTTCCCATGCCCATGATTATTTTACGATCGCCCAAAGGGTGGACGGGGCCAAAAGAAGTAGATGGCAAGAAAACTGAGGACTACTGGCGATCGCATCAAGTCCCATTTTCCGAGATGAAAAGCAATCCAGAGCATATCACATTGCTAGAAAGCTGGATGAAAAGTTACAAGCCCGAAGAATGCTTTGACTCTCGCGGCAAACTGATTCCCGAACTGGCAGAACTGGCTCCTACAGGCGATCGACGGATGGGGGCAAATCCTCATGCCAATGGCGGGATGCTGCTTCGCGATCTCAAAATGCCCGACTTTCGCGATTATGCGATCGAAGTTACCAAACCCGGTACTGGCATCGCTGAATCGACACGCACGCTGGGTGAATTTCTACGGGATGTGATGAAGCTGAACTTAGAGAGCCAAAACTTTCGGGTGATGAGTCCCGACGAAAATAATTCCAATCGCCTGAATGCGATCTTGGAAGTCACCGAACGGATGTCTACAGCCGAAATATTGCCCACAGACGATCGTGTTTCGCCCACCGGACGGGTCATGGAGGTTTTGAGCGAACACATGTGTCAGGGCTGGCTAGAGGGCTATCTGTTGACCGGACGGCACGGCTTTTTCTCCTGTTATGAGGCATTCATCCACATCGTCGATTCGATGTTCAACCAACATGCCAAGTGGTTGGAAAGCTGCGATGATATTCCCTGGCGGCGACCGATTGCTTCGCTCAATTATCTACTGACTTCCCATGTCTGGCGGCAAGATCACAATGGTTTCAGCCACCAAGATCCCGGCTTTATCGATGTGGTGACTAATAAGAAAGCCAAAGTCGTGCGGGTATACCTCCCACCCGATGCTAATACCCTACTAGCAGTTGCCGACCACTGCCTGCGTAGCCGTCAGTATGTGAATGTAATTATCGCTGGCAAACAGCCCGAATTGCAGTGGCTAGATATGGATGCCGCGATCGAGCATTGTACGGCAGGATTGGGCATTTGGGAATGGGCGAGTAACGATCGTCATAGCGAACCCGATGTCGTGATGGCTTGTGCGGGTGACGTCCCCACCCTCGAAACCTTAGCAGCGGTAGACTTTTTGCGATCGCATTTCCCTAACCTTAAAATTCGGGTAGTTAACGTTGTCGATCTGATGACACTCCAACCCCAAAGCGAACATCCCCACGGTTTAACAGATACCGAATTCGACTCGATTTTCACTCCCGACAAACCAATTATCTTTGCCTTCCACGGCTACCCCTGGTTGATCCATCGCCTCACCTACCGCCGCAACAATCACGAAAATATCCACGTACGCGGCTATAAAGAAGAAGGTACCACCACCACACCATTCGATATGACCGTAGTTAACGATCTCGATCGTTTTCATCTTGCACAAGATGCGATCGATCGTACTCCCAAACTCAAAAATATCGGAGCCTACGTCAAACAAGAAATTCGTAATAAACTGATCGAACACCATCGGTATATTACTACCTACGGTGAAGATCTGCCCGAAGTCACCGACTGGAAGTGGGGCTATTATATGGGCACAGAATCGAGTGACGGTTCGCAACCGACTTCGACCGATTCACCCTCTACTGAAGGCGGGGAAGGCGCAGCCAATTCTCGCGCATAA
- a CDS encoding DUF3140 domain-containing protein: MAEDRKSIIEDFHQVVNMSPQQLSRWLKTEDSQEVGQKNDGDESTGHKSGRQIVKLLERDESEYSEEEIAHMRKVVSYVRRHSAQRPQGNVEDTRWRFSLMNWGHDPLQDR, from the coding sequence GTGGCTGAAGATCGCAAGTCAATTATTGAGGATTTTCACCAAGTAGTGAATATGAGTCCGCAGCAGTTATCGCGCTGGTTGAAGACTGAGGATTCGCAAGAGGTGGGACAGAAGAACGATGGAGACGAATCGACCGGACATAAATCTGGGCGACAGATTGTAAAGTTGTTGGAGCGGGATGAGTCCGAATACAGCGAGGAAGAAATTGCCCACATGCGGAAGGTAGTCAGTTATGTGCGGCGGCATTCGGCGCAGCGTCCGCAAGGGAATGTCGAGGATACGCGGTGGCGGTTTTCGTTAATGAATTGGGGTCACGATCCTTTGCAGGATCGCTAG
- the psb32 gene encoding photosystem II repair protein Psb32, with protein sequence MSHIRSYLNRLLLSLVTIAIAIGIFALPARATAVYEIPVVSAGVPTWVIDKADVLSLSTKGSVKGTLEQLAKQTGKEVRFVTIHRLDYGDTVQVFTDKLFKKWFATDAEQANQVLIVLDNVTNTIGIQSGAEVKSTLTDPIATSIINETMQAPLRSGNKYNQAFSDGADRLIAVLSGKPDPGPPVVISTPEVGRTYLKAEETQANRTNFLVIVIGLLILATVIPMATWWWYQNQS encoded by the coding sequence ATGTCACATATTCGTTCTTATCTCAATCGACTACTATTATCGCTGGTGACGATCGCGATCGCCATTGGCATCTTCGCGCTTCCCGCTCGGGCTACTGCTGTCTACGAGATTCCAGTTGTCTCTGCTGGCGTACCGACTTGGGTAATCGATAAAGCCGATGTTTTGAGCTTATCGACGAAGGGTTCTGTCAAAGGTACCTTAGAACAACTCGCCAAGCAGACGGGTAAAGAAGTCCGATTTGTCACCATCCATCGTCTCGATTATGGCGATACCGTTCAGGTTTTTACCGATAAACTGTTTAAAAAATGGTTTGCAACGGACGCCGAACAAGCCAATCAAGTGCTAATTGTCTTGGATAATGTCACTAATACGATCGGGATTCAATCTGGTGCTGAGGTTAAATCGACGCTCACAGATCCAATTGCTACCAGCATTATCAATGAAACGATGCAGGCACCTTTACGCAGTGGGAATAAATACAATCAAGCTTTTAGCGATGGGGCTGACAGACTTATCGCAGTATTGTCTGGAAAACCAGATCCCGGTCCGCCAGTGGTTATTTCAACTCCAGAGGTGGGTAGAACTTATCTTAAAGCAGAAGAAACTCAAGCCAATCGTACCAACTTTTTGGTTATCGTCATTGGGCTGTTAATTCTAGCGACAGTGATTCCGATGGCAACTTGGTGGTGGTATCAAAATCAAAGTTAG